From the genome of Ananas comosus cultivar F153 linkage group 18, ASM154086v1, whole genome shotgun sequence, one region includes:
- the LOC109723943 gene encoding uncharacterized protein LOC109723943, translating into MATAPPPVPSRVGCGGDGCCAREPWPLHHVRHRSVFCLLCTSCVLRYHHGLFCSSCFDLLDPPPSPPPPPPPTTAAAAASAETLVHCSKCPSVAHRACLAAADLAAQFLCPSCKNPEGFSYLPVPGDPPKGKGSGESDRPPINRPSAKVFLAAAQLSATSMSKAAAAARADAERKVKEAAVAKKRAREMLEGLLVIAKREEKMNGAKGSVTPIPVPAQEAAEPKKKAPRPSSTVSAQKKVQSREREKWMRFHEFPSVHRPVPGNSESDKLKGLSSISSMQNNVGVDSKDRVGSLSRLPKQAECQENEKKGLSLGSQGRIAVKEEDKGFLPDADKAPRIPQTIQDASIPVSNSRALLSGSPSTASLRL; encoded by the exons ATGgcgacggcgccgccgccggtgCCGTCGAGGGTTGGGTGCGGCGGCGACGGGTGCTGCGCGCGCGAGCCGTGGCCGCTCCACCACGTTCGCCACCGCAGCGTCTTCTGCCTCCTCTGCACCTCGTGCGTCCTCAGGTACCACCATGGCCTCTTCTGCTCCTCCTGCTTCGACCTCCTCGAccctcctccttcgccgccgccgccgccgccgccgacgaccgccgccgcggcggcctCCGCGGAAACCCTCGTCCACTGCTCCAAGTGCCCCTCCGTCGCCCACCGCGCGTGCCTCGCCGCGGCGGACCTCGCCGCCCAGTTCCTCTGCCCTAGCTGCAAGAACCCCGAGGGCTTCTCCTACCTCCCCGTCCCCGGCGATCCCCCCAAGGGGAAGGGCTCGGGCGAATCCGACCGGCCGCCCATTAATCGGCCCTCTGCGAAGGTGTTTCTCGCCGCAGCGCAGCTGTCGGCTACTTCCATGagcaaggcggcggcggccgcgaggGCGGACGCCGAGAGGAAGGTGAAGGAGGCTGCCGTGGCGAAGAAGCGGGCGAGGGAGATGCTCGAGGGGCTCCTCGTGATCGccaagagagaggagaagatgaACGGCGCCAAAGGTTCGGTTACTCCTATTCCGGTTCCGGCTCAGGAGGCGGCggagccgaagaagaaggcgcCGAGGCCTAGCAGTACCGTGTCGGCGCAGAAGAAGGTCCAGAGTAGGGAAAGAGAGAAGTGGATGAGATTTCACGAGTTTCCGTCCGTGCACAGACCTGTGCCGGGGAATTCGGAGAGTGATAAGTTGAAAGGGCTTTCTTCCATATCCTCTATGCAAAACAATGTTGGAGTTGATTCGAAGGATAGGGTGGGGAGTCTATCTCGCCTTCCGAAACAGGCGGAGTGTCAAGAGAATGAGAAGAAGGGGCTCTCTTTAGGGTCTCAAGGTCGTATTGCTGTTAAGGAGGAGGATAAAGGTTTTTTACCTGATGCGGATAAGGCTCCGAGGATACCTCAAACAATTCAAG ATGCATCGATTCCTGTAAGTAATTCGAGAGCCTTATTGTCAGGTTCACCGAGTACAGCAAGCTTGCGGTTGTGA
- the LOC109724325 gene encoding pyruvate dehydrogenase (acetyl-transferring) kinase, mitochondrial, with protein MAAKKRAWEAAAEEVRRWGEMKQTGVSLRYMMEFGSRPTAKNLLLSAQFLHKELPIRIARRAIELENLPFGLSHKPAVLKVRDWYLDSFRDIRSFPEVKDTNDELAFTQMIQMIKVRHNNVVPTMALGVQQLKKDLDPKVFPKDLEETHQFLDRFYMSRIGIRVLIGQHVALHDPDSEPDCIGLINTRMSPMLVARAASEDARGICFREYGSAPEVEIYGDTDFTFPYVPSHLHLMVFELVKNSLRAVQERFMNSDKDVPPVRIIVADGIEDVTIKISDEGGGIPRSGLPKIFTYLYSTAKNPLEENFGVNDGVTMAGYGYGLPISRLYARYFGGDLQIISMEGYGTDAYLHLSRLGDSQEPLP; from the exons ATGGCGGCGAAGAAGAGGGCgtgggaggcggcggcggaggaggtgcgGCGGTGGGGGGAGATGAAGCAAACGGGGGTGAGCTTGAGGTACATGATGGAGTTCGGATCCCGCCCCACGGCGAAGaacctcctcctctccgcccaGTTCCTCCACAAGGAGCTTCCCATTCGCATCGCGCGCAGAGCCATCGAGCTCGAGAACCTGCCCTTCGGGCTCTCCCACAAACCCGCCGTGTTGAAG GTACGGGATTGGTATTTGGATTCTTTTCGCGATATCCGATCCTTTCCAGAAGTCAAAGACACGAATGATGAGTTAGCCTTCACCCAGATGATCCAGATGATCAAAGTGAGGCACAACAACGTAGTGCCGACAATGGCCTTGGGTGTACAGCAGTTGAAAAAAGACTTGGATCCTAAAGTTTTCCCAAAAGATCTGGAAGAAACTCATCAATTTCTTGATCGCTTTTACATGTCGAGGATTGGCATCCGCGTGTTGATAG GGCAACATGTGGCTCTGCATGATCCTGATTCGGAACCCGATTGTATTGGTCTTATAAACACAAGAATGTCCCCTATGCTAGTGGCACGAGCTGCTAGTGAGGACGCACGTGGCATTTGTTTCAGGGAATACGGATCTGCGCCCGAAGTTGAAATATATGGAGATACCGATTTCACTTTTCC ATATGTTCCATCACATTTGCATCTTATGGTTTTCGAATTAGTAAAGAACTCCCTGCGTGCGGTCCAAGAACGTTTTATGAATTCCGATAAAGATGTTCCTCCTGTTAGAATAATAGTTGCTGATGGAATCGAGGATGTCACAATCAAG ATCTCGGACGAAGGTGGTGGGATACCAAGAAGCGGGCTTCCGAAGATATTCACATACCTTTACAGCACTGCAAAGAATCCGCTGGAGGAGAATTTTGGAGTAAACGATGGCGTGACTATGGCTGGATATGGCTATGGCTTACCGATAAGCCGTCTTTATGCTCGATATTTTGGCGGCGATCTTCAAATAATCTCCATGGAAGGATACG GCACCGACGCGTATCTTCATCTGTCCCGGTTGGGGGATTCGCAAGAGCCCTTGCCGTAG